One window from the genome of Saimiri boliviensis isolate mSaiBol1 chromosome 2, mSaiBol1.pri, whole genome shotgun sequence encodes:
- the INPP5E gene encoding phosphatidylinositol polyphosphate 5-phosphatase type IV isoform X2, which yields MPSKAASLRPSEPAPQPPGGRTLRGPLPGADGALAPREESPHDAPSPESPALGGSAPAALSGEEPPAQAAPIAPRPPARPRLERALSLDDRGWRRRRFRGSQENLEARNGTSPSRGSVQSEGPGAPAHSVSPPCLSASLQEIPKSRRAPGSERGSPSSGSDPLSGVAGSAPNLLHRDATVAGSSPRLPGLPPPRPLPALGLDIASDSLRTANKVDPELADYRLRAQPRLVRAHSSLGPGRPRSPLACDDCSLRSARSSFSLLAPIRTKDVRSRSYLEGSLLASGALLGAEELARYFPDRNVALFVATWNMQGQKELPPSLDEFLLPAEADYAQDLYAIGVQEGCSDRREWETRLQETLGPHYVLLASAAHGVLYMALFIRRDLIWFCSEVESSTVTTRIVSQIKTKGALGVSFTFFGTSFLFITSHFTSGDGKVAERLLDYTRTVQALALPRNVPDTNPYRSSAADVTTRFDQVFWFGDFNFRLSGGRAAVDALLGQGLAVDVPALLEHDQLIREMRRGSIFKGFQEPDIHFLPSYKFDIGKDTYDSTSKQRTPSYTDRVLYRSRHKGDICPVRYSSCAGIRTSDHRPVYGLFRVKVRPGRDNIPLAAGKFDRELYLIGIKRRISKEIQRQQALQSQSSSTICSVS from the exons ATGCCGTCCAAGGCGGCGAGCCTGCGGCCCTCGGAGCCGGCCCCGCAGCCGCCGGGAGGGAGGACGCTCCGGGGACCGCTTCCCGGCGCCGACGGAGCGCTGGCGCCGCGCGAGGAGTCCCCCCACGACGCCCCGAGCCCCGAGAGCCCCGCGCTGGGTGGCAGCGCTCCGGCCGCGCTCAGCGGCGAGGAACCCCCGGCCCAGGCGGCACCCATCGCACCGCGGCCCCCCGCCAGGCCTCGGCTGGAGCGAGCCCTGTCCCTGGACgacagaggctggaggaggcggCGTTTTCGCGGCAGCCAGGAGAACCTGGAAGCCCGGAATGGGACCAGCCCCTCCAGGGGCTCCGTGCAGAGCGAGGGCCCCGGCGCCCCCGCCCACAGCGTCTCCCCGCCCTGCCTGAGCGCGTCCCTGCAGGAGATCCCCAAGTCCCGCAGGGCCCCGGGCAGTGAGAGGGGGAGCCCGTCATCGGGGAGTGACCCCCTCTCCGGGGTGGCCGGCAGCGCCCCGAACCTCCTGCACAGAGACGCCACCGTGGCGGGGAGCTCGCCCAGGCTGCCCGGCCTGCCGCCCCCGCGCCCCCTGCCTGCGCTGGGCCTGGACATCGCCTCCGACTCCCTGAGGACCGCAAACAAGGTGGACCCGGAGCTTGCGGACTACAGGCTCCGCGCGCAGCCCCGCCTGGTGCGGGCCCACAGCAGCCTGGGCCCCGGCCGGCCCCGGAGCCCCCTGGCCTGCGATGACTGCTCCCTTCGCTCGGCCAgatcctccttcagcctcctggccCCCATCCGCACCAAGGACGTCCGCAGCAG GAGCTACCTGGAGGGCAGCCTCCTGGCCAGCGGGGCCCTGTTGGGGGCGGAGGAGCTGGCCCGATACTTCCCAGACCGGAATGTGGCACTCTTTGTGGCCACCTGGAACATGCAGGGCCAGAAG GAGCTCCCGCCCAGCCTGGACGAGTTCTTGCTCCCGGCCGAGGCCGACTACGCCCAGGACCTGTACGCCATCGGGGTCCAGGAGGGCTGCTCCGACAG GCGGGAGTGGGAGACTCGCCTGCAGGAGACGCTGGGCCCGCACTATGTGCTACTGGCGTCCGCCGCCCACGGTGTGCTCTACATGGCGCTGTTTATCCGTCGGGACCTCATCTGGTTCTGCTCAG AGGTGGAGTCCTCCACGGTCACCACACGCATCGTGTCTCAGATCAAGACCAAGGGGGCCTTGGGCGTCAGCTTCACCTTTTTCGGCACCTCCTTCCTCTTCATCACGTCCCACTTCACCT CTGGCGACGGGAAGGTGGCGGAGCGGCTGCTGGACTACACCAGGACCGTGCAAGCCCTGGCCCTGCCCAGAAACGTGCCAGACACCAACCCCTACCGTTCCAGCGCAG CGGACGTCACCACCCGCTTCGACCAGGTGTTCTGGTTCGGAGACTTCAATTTCCGCCTGAGCGGCGGGCGCGCGGCCGTGGATGCCCTCCTGGGCCAGGGCCTGGCAGTGGATGTGCCGGCGCTGCTGGAGCACGACCAGCTCATCCGGGAGATGAGGAGAG GGTCCATCTTCAAGGGCTTCCAGGAGCCGGACATTCACTTCCTCCCGTCATACAAGTTTGACATTGGGAAGGACACGTACGACAGCACCTCCAAGCAGAGGACGCCTTCCTACACG GACCGCGTCTTGTACCGAAGCCGCCACAAGGGTGACATCTGTCCAGTGAGGTACTCTTCCTGCGCCGGGATCAGGACGTCCGACCACCGCCCCGTGTACGGCCTGTTCCGGGTGAAAGTGAGGCCCGGGCGAGACAA CATTCCCCTGGCAGCCGGCAAATTTGATAGAGAACTGTACTTGATAGGAATTAAAAGACGGATTTCGAAGGAAATTCAGAGGCAGCAAGCGCTGCAGAGTCAGAGCTCCAGCACCATCTGTTCCGTTTCTTGA
- the INPP5E gene encoding phosphatidylinositol polyphosphate 5-phosphatase type IV isoform X3, translating to MPSKAASLRPSEPAPQPPGGRTLRGPLPGADGALAPREESPHDAPSPESPALGGSAPAALSGEEPPAQAAPIAPRPPARPRLERALSLDDRGWRRRRFRGSQENLEARNGTSPSRGSVQSEGPGAPAHSVSPPCLSASLQEIPKSRRAPGSERGSPSSGSDPLSGVAGSAPNLLHRDATVAGSSPRLPGLPPPRPLPALGLDIASDSLRTANKVDPELADYRLRAQPRLVRAHSSLGPGRPRSPLACDDCSLRSARSSFSLLAPIRTKDVRSRSYLEGSLLASGALLGAEELARYFPDRNVALFVATWNMQGQKELPPSLDEFLLPAEADYAQDLYAIGVQEGCSDRREWETRLQETLGPHYVLLASAAHGVLYMALFIRRDLIWFCSEVESSTVTTRIVSQIKTKGALGVSFTFFGTSFLFITSHFTSGDGKVAERLLDYTRTVQALALPRNVPDTNPYRSSAADVTTRFDQVFWFGDFNFRLSGGRAAVDALLGQGLAVDVPALLEHDQLIREMRRGSIFKGFQEPDIHFLPSYKFDIGKDTYDSTSKQRTPSYTDRVLYRSRHKGDICPVRYSSCAGIRTSDHRPVYGLFRVKHSPGSRQI from the exons ATGCCGTCCAAGGCGGCGAGCCTGCGGCCCTCGGAGCCGGCCCCGCAGCCGCCGGGAGGGAGGACGCTCCGGGGACCGCTTCCCGGCGCCGACGGAGCGCTGGCGCCGCGCGAGGAGTCCCCCCACGACGCCCCGAGCCCCGAGAGCCCCGCGCTGGGTGGCAGCGCTCCGGCCGCGCTCAGCGGCGAGGAACCCCCGGCCCAGGCGGCACCCATCGCACCGCGGCCCCCCGCCAGGCCTCGGCTGGAGCGAGCCCTGTCCCTGGACgacagaggctggaggaggcggCGTTTTCGCGGCAGCCAGGAGAACCTGGAAGCCCGGAATGGGACCAGCCCCTCCAGGGGCTCCGTGCAGAGCGAGGGCCCCGGCGCCCCCGCCCACAGCGTCTCCCCGCCCTGCCTGAGCGCGTCCCTGCAGGAGATCCCCAAGTCCCGCAGGGCCCCGGGCAGTGAGAGGGGGAGCCCGTCATCGGGGAGTGACCCCCTCTCCGGGGTGGCCGGCAGCGCCCCGAACCTCCTGCACAGAGACGCCACCGTGGCGGGGAGCTCGCCCAGGCTGCCCGGCCTGCCGCCCCCGCGCCCCCTGCCTGCGCTGGGCCTGGACATCGCCTCCGACTCCCTGAGGACCGCAAACAAGGTGGACCCGGAGCTTGCGGACTACAGGCTCCGCGCGCAGCCCCGCCTGGTGCGGGCCCACAGCAGCCTGGGCCCCGGCCGGCCCCGGAGCCCCCTGGCCTGCGATGACTGCTCCCTTCGCTCGGCCAgatcctccttcagcctcctggccCCCATCCGCACCAAGGACGTCCGCAGCAG GAGCTACCTGGAGGGCAGCCTCCTGGCCAGCGGGGCCCTGTTGGGGGCGGAGGAGCTGGCCCGATACTTCCCAGACCGGAATGTGGCACTCTTTGTGGCCACCTGGAACATGCAGGGCCAGAAG GAGCTCCCGCCCAGCCTGGACGAGTTCTTGCTCCCGGCCGAGGCCGACTACGCCCAGGACCTGTACGCCATCGGGGTCCAGGAGGGCTGCTCCGACAG GCGGGAGTGGGAGACTCGCCTGCAGGAGACGCTGGGCCCGCACTATGTGCTACTGGCGTCCGCCGCCCACGGTGTGCTCTACATGGCGCTGTTTATCCGTCGGGACCTCATCTGGTTCTGCTCAG AGGTGGAGTCCTCCACGGTCACCACACGCATCGTGTCTCAGATCAAGACCAAGGGGGCCTTGGGCGTCAGCTTCACCTTTTTCGGCACCTCCTTCCTCTTCATCACGTCCCACTTCACCT CTGGCGACGGGAAGGTGGCGGAGCGGCTGCTGGACTACACCAGGACCGTGCAAGCCCTGGCCCTGCCCAGAAACGTGCCAGACACCAACCCCTACCGTTCCAGCGCAG CGGACGTCACCACCCGCTTCGACCAGGTGTTCTGGTTCGGAGACTTCAATTTCCGCCTGAGCGGCGGGCGCGCGGCCGTGGATGCCCTCCTGGGCCAGGGCCTGGCAGTGGATGTGCCGGCGCTGCTGGAGCACGACCAGCTCATCCGGGAGATGAGGAGAG GGTCCATCTTCAAGGGCTTCCAGGAGCCGGACATTCACTTCCTCCCGTCATACAAGTTTGACATTGGGAAGGACACGTACGACAGCACCTCCAAGCAGAGGACGCCTTCCTACACG GACCGCGTCTTGTACCGAAGCCGCCACAAGGGTGACATCTGTCCAGTGAGGTACTCTTCCTGCGCCGGGATCAGGACGTCCGACCACCGCCCCGTGTACGGCCTGTTCCGGGTGAAA CATTCCCCTGGCAGCCGGCAAATTTGA
- the INPP5E gene encoding phosphatidylinositol polyphosphate 5-phosphatase type IV isoform X1, which yields MPSKAASLRPSEPAPQPPGGRTLRGPLPGADGALAPREESPHDAPSPESPALGGSAPAALSGEEPPAQAAPIAPRPPARPRLERALSLDDRGWRRRRFRGSQENLEARNGTSPSRGSVQSEGPGAPAHSVSPPCLSASLQEIPKSRRAPGSERGSPSSGSDPLSGVAGSAPNLLHRDATVAGSSPRLPGLPPPRPLPALGLDIASDSLRTANKVDPELADYRLRAQPRLVRAHSSLGPGRPRSPLACDDCSLRSARSSFSLLAPIRTKDVRSRSYLEGSLLASGALLGAEELARYFPDRNVALFVATWNMQGQKELPPSLDEFLLPAEADYAQDLYAIGVQEGCSDRREWETRLQETLGPHYVLLASAAHGVLYMALFIRRDLIWFCSEVESSTVTTRIVSQIKTKGALGVSFTFFGTSFLFITSHFTCKLLGAHIAGAVGEEPDRDTIRGRGPGRWLRLPSRAWGGHRVCKDPCRGPHSRPRHEACAVQSPELCPLRRKHHWPGLAAGSQWAYTCKQWAGRHGPEVLFLREIRASGAVWPPPHFCSCSWRREGGGAAAGLHQDRASPGPAQKRARHQPLPFQRSGRHHPLRPGVLVRRLQFPPERRARGRGCPPGPGPGSGCAGAAGARPAHPGDEERASRSRTFTSSRHTSLTLGRTRTTAPPSRGRLPTRTASCTEAATRVTSVQ from the exons ATGCCGTCCAAGGCGGCGAGCCTGCGGCCCTCGGAGCCGGCCCCGCAGCCGCCGGGAGGGAGGACGCTCCGGGGACCGCTTCCCGGCGCCGACGGAGCGCTGGCGCCGCGCGAGGAGTCCCCCCACGACGCCCCGAGCCCCGAGAGCCCCGCGCTGGGTGGCAGCGCTCCGGCCGCGCTCAGCGGCGAGGAACCCCCGGCCCAGGCGGCACCCATCGCACCGCGGCCCCCCGCCAGGCCTCGGCTGGAGCGAGCCCTGTCCCTGGACgacagaggctggaggaggcggCGTTTTCGCGGCAGCCAGGAGAACCTGGAAGCCCGGAATGGGACCAGCCCCTCCAGGGGCTCCGTGCAGAGCGAGGGCCCCGGCGCCCCCGCCCACAGCGTCTCCCCGCCCTGCCTGAGCGCGTCCCTGCAGGAGATCCCCAAGTCCCGCAGGGCCCCGGGCAGTGAGAGGGGGAGCCCGTCATCGGGGAGTGACCCCCTCTCCGGGGTGGCCGGCAGCGCCCCGAACCTCCTGCACAGAGACGCCACCGTGGCGGGGAGCTCGCCCAGGCTGCCCGGCCTGCCGCCCCCGCGCCCCCTGCCTGCGCTGGGCCTGGACATCGCCTCCGACTCCCTGAGGACCGCAAACAAGGTGGACCCGGAGCTTGCGGACTACAGGCTCCGCGCGCAGCCCCGCCTGGTGCGGGCCCACAGCAGCCTGGGCCCCGGCCGGCCCCGGAGCCCCCTGGCCTGCGATGACTGCTCCCTTCGCTCGGCCAgatcctccttcagcctcctggccCCCATCCGCACCAAGGACGTCCGCAGCAG GAGCTACCTGGAGGGCAGCCTCCTGGCCAGCGGGGCCCTGTTGGGGGCGGAGGAGCTGGCCCGATACTTCCCAGACCGGAATGTGGCACTCTTTGTGGCCACCTGGAACATGCAGGGCCAGAAG GAGCTCCCGCCCAGCCTGGACGAGTTCTTGCTCCCGGCCGAGGCCGACTACGCCCAGGACCTGTACGCCATCGGGGTCCAGGAGGGCTGCTCCGACAG GCGGGAGTGGGAGACTCGCCTGCAGGAGACGCTGGGCCCGCACTATGTGCTACTGGCGTCCGCCGCCCACGGTGTGCTCTACATGGCGCTGTTTATCCGTCGGGACCTCATCTGGTTCTGCTCAG AGGTGGAGTCCTCCACGGTCACCACACGCATCGTGTCTCAGATCAAGACCAAGGGGGCCTTGGGCGTCAGCTTCACCTTTTTCGGCACCTCCTTCCTCTTCATCACGTCCCACTTCACCTGTAAGTTGCTAGGTGCCCACATCGCAGGTGCTGTGGGAGAAGAGCCTGACCGGGACACCATCCGGGGCAGGGGTCCCGGCCGCTGGCTTCGTCTTCCATCCAGGGCCTGGGGCGGGCACCGTGTTTGCAAAGACCCATGCCGAGGACCCCACAGCCGACCCCGACATGAGGCCTGTGCTGTGCAGAGCCCAGAGCTCTGTCCTCTAAGGCGGAAGCATCACTGGCCGGGCCTGGCAGCAGGTTCCCAGTGGGCCTACACCTGCAAACAGTGGGCAGGCAGGCATGGTCCAGAGGTGCTGTTCTTGAGGGAGATTCGAGCATCCGGAGCTGTGTGGCCCCCACCCCATTTCTGCTCCTGCAGCTGGCGACGGGAAGGTGGCGGAGCGGCTGCTGGACTACACCAGGACCGTGCAAGCCCTGGCCCTGCCCAGAAACGTGCCAGACACCAACCCCTACCGTTCCAGCGCAG CGGACGTCACCACCCGCTTCGACCAGGTGTTCTGGTTCGGAGACTTCAATTTCCGCCTGAGCGGCGGGCGCGCGGCCGTGGATGCCCTCCTGGGCCAGGGCCTGGCAGTGGATGTGCCGGCGCTGCTGGAGCACGACCAGCTCATCCGGGAGATGAGGAGAG GGCTTCCAGGAGCCGGACATTCACTTCCTCCCGTCATACAAGTTTGACATTGGGAAGGACACGTACGACAGCACCTCCAAGCAGAGGACGCCTTCCTACACG GACCGCGTCTTGTACCGAAGCCGCCACAAGGGTGACATCTGTCCAGTGA